A region of Plantactinospora sp. BC1 DNA encodes the following proteins:
- a CDS encoding SDR family oxidoreductase, which yields MPHRAPDIDVPDLTGKLAVVTGANSGIGFGVSHRLARAGAEVILAVRDQAKGERAVTEIGAEVPGAKLSLQHLDLASLASIAACGTALTEQGRPIDILVNNAGIMTPRPRALSEDGYELQFAVNYLGHFALTGHLLPLLRAAGAARVVSISSLMSRIGRFDFDNLQGERRYQPLRAYGLSKLALLMFARELQRRSTAGGWGILSNAAHPGAAVTNLQVTGPTHGGGSLRLNRIRNRLIYLVPGIWQDIPSGALPAIFAATSPTAEGGGYYGPDGYRELHGGPAPAQIPARALDEATTARLWQVSERLSGVGYPDSQPTD from the coding sequence ATGCCGCACCGCGCACCTGACATCGACGTACCGGATCTGACCGGCAAGCTCGCGGTGGTGACCGGGGCCAACAGTGGGATCGGGTTCGGCGTCAGCCATCGGCTCGCCCGGGCCGGCGCGGAGGTGATCCTCGCGGTACGCGACCAGGCCAAGGGCGAGCGGGCCGTCACCGAGATCGGCGCCGAGGTGCCCGGCGCGAAGCTGAGCCTCCAGCACCTGGACCTGGCATCGCTGGCCAGCATCGCCGCGTGCGGCACTGCGCTGACCGAGCAGGGTCGGCCGATCGACATCCTGGTCAACAACGCCGGCATCATGACGCCGCGCCCCCGGGCGCTCAGCGAGGACGGGTACGAACTCCAGTTCGCCGTCAACTATCTCGGGCACTTCGCGTTGACCGGTCACCTGCTCCCGCTGCTCCGCGCCGCCGGTGCCGCCCGGGTGGTGTCGATCAGCAGCCTGATGAGCCGGATCGGGCGGTTCGACTTCGACAACCTCCAGGGTGAGCGCCGCTACCAGCCGCTGCGGGCGTACGGGCTCTCGAAGCTTGCCCTGCTGATGTTCGCCCGGGAACTCCAGCGACGCAGCACCGCGGGCGGCTGGGGCATCCTGAGCAACGCCGCGCATCCGGGTGCCGCCGTCACCAACCTCCAGGTGACCGGCCCGACCCACGGCGGGGGTTCGCTGCGGCTCAACCGGATCCGGAACCGGCTGATCTATCTCGTGCCCGGGATCTGGCAGGACATCCCCTCCGGCGCCCTGCCAGCGATCTTCGCCGCGACGAGCCCGACGGCCGAGGGCGGTGGATATTACGGCCCGGACGGCTACCGCGAACTGCACGGTGGACCCGCCCCGGCCCAGATCCCCGCCCGAGCCCTGGACGAGGCCACCACGGCCCGGCTCTGGCAGGTGTCGGAACGGCTCAGCGGGGTGGGTTACCCCGATTCGCAGCCGACCGACTGA
- a CDS encoding helix-turn-helix transcriptional regulator, giving the protein MADRASSVPQRQLGRHLKIAREEAGINLEPAAKILEWSRARMYRIERGETTVRTHDVEAMCRLYGVNPKMTNVLLSLAKESKAKGWWHAYGEVIPSWFQLYVGMEATAARIRQFESSLIPGLLQTAEYAAEVIRTKPGVTEQEVASKVALRLERQRILTRRQPKAPDLEVIVDEAVLRRPIADHDAWVAQLAHLANSNRHPSVTVRVLPFAVGPHRASVSNSFHIFDFPTQGTRPPEPTTVYSENLTGALYLDKPVEVADHEGAWQTLSELALSQEDSEDLLAAIIKEAVDD; this is encoded by the coding sequence GTGGCCGACCGCGCGTCATCCGTACCGCAACGTCAACTCGGCCGGCATTTGAAGATCGCCCGGGAGGAGGCCGGGATCAATCTCGAACCGGCGGCCAAGATCCTGGAATGGTCCCGCGCCCGGATGTACCGGATAGAGCGCGGCGAGACCACGGTACGCACGCACGACGTCGAGGCGATGTGCCGGCTCTACGGCGTCAACCCGAAGATGACCAACGTCCTGCTCAGCCTCGCCAAGGAGTCCAAGGCCAAGGGCTGGTGGCACGCGTACGGCGAGGTCATCCCCTCCTGGTTCCAGTTGTACGTCGGCATGGAGGCGACCGCCGCCCGCATCCGCCAGTTCGAGTCGTCGCTGATCCCCGGCCTGTTGCAGACCGCCGAGTACGCCGCCGAGGTGATCCGGACCAAGCCCGGGGTCACCGAGCAGGAGGTCGCCAGCAAGGTCGCGCTACGCCTGGAACGGCAACGGATCCTGACCCGTCGCCAGCCGAAGGCCCCCGACCTGGAAGTGATCGTGGACGAGGCGGTACTGCGCCGCCCCATCGCCGACCACGACGCCTGGGTGGCCCAACTCGCCCACCTCGCGAACAGCAACCGCCACCCCTCGGTCACCGTCCGGGTGCTGCCGTTCGCGGTCGGGCCGCACCGGGCCTCGGTTTCCAACTCGTTCCACATCTTCGACTTCCCGACGCAGGGCACCCGCCCACCCGAGCCCACCACCGTCTACAGCGAGAACCTGACCGGCGCGCTCTATCTGGACAAGCCGGTGGAAGTGGCTGACCATGAGGGCGCCTGGCAGACGCTCTCGGAACTGGCGCTCAGCCAGGAGGATTCCGAGGATCTGCTCGCCGCCATCATCAAGGAGGCTGTCGATGACTGA
- a CDS encoding DUF397 domain-containing protein, translating into MTEPTILTWRKSTRSSNQGACVEVAVDVPGQVLVRDTKDRHGGTLAFRPAAWRCFVNGLPERH; encoded by the coding sequence ATGACTGAGCCGACGATCCTCACCTGGCGAAAGAGCACCCGGAGCAGCAACCAGGGGGCGTGCGTCGAGGTCGCCGTCGACGTACCCGGTCAGGTGCTGGTACGCGACACCAAGGACCGGCACGGCGGCACGCTCGCGTTCCGGCCCGCCGCGTGGCGATGCTTCGTCAACGGGCTGCCCGAGCGGCACTGA
- a CDS encoding cyclopropane-fatty-acyl-phospholipid synthase family protein encodes MVRAAAVPERLRWAVELLRVAPDDQILEIGCGNGVAVSLVCDRLVGGRITAIDRSVAAVRQAERRNVEHIAAGRAVVRLGALEEFGAPEGIGALEECGAPVGSGVDGGRFDKIFAVNVNLFWTRSAAAELTLLRRLLRPGGGLYLCYEPPEATRVAELVRRLPATLSAHGFAATAVTSAITATTSLLCVSGRADRRPEGTGAGVG; translated from the coding sequence ATGGTGCGGGCGGCGGCGGTACCGGAGCGGCTGCGGTGGGCGGTCGAGTTGTTGCGGGTGGCCCCGGACGACCAGATCCTGGAGATCGGTTGCGGCAACGGGGTCGCGGTGTCGCTGGTCTGCGACCGGCTGGTCGGCGGGCGGATCACCGCGATCGACCGTTCGGTGGCGGCGGTCCGGCAGGCGGAGCGGCGCAACGTCGAGCACATCGCGGCGGGGCGGGCGGTCGTCCGGCTCGGTGCCCTGGAGGAGTTCGGCGCGCCGGAGGGGATCGGTGCGCTGGAGGAGTGTGGCGCGCCGGTGGGGTCCGGAGTGGACGGTGGGCGGTTCGACAAGATCTTCGCGGTCAACGTCAACCTGTTCTGGACCCGTTCGGCCGCCGCCGAGCTGACCCTGCTCCGCCGGCTCCTGCGGCCGGGCGGCGGGCTCTATCTCTGCTACGAACCGCCCGAGGCGACCCGGGTGGCGGAGCTGGTCAGGCGGCTGCCGGCGACGCTCTCGGCGCACGGGTTCGCCGCCACGGCGGTCACCTCGGCGATCACAGCCACCACCTCCCTGCTCTGCGTCAGCGGTCGGGCGGACCGGCGGCCGGAGGGGACGGGAGCGGGAGTCGGCTAA